One Egicoccus halophilus genomic region harbors:
- a CDS encoding ABC transporter ATP-binding protein, with protein sequence MHAEASPVVELCGVGVRVDGARLLHGVQLALAAGEHLAVLGPNGSGKTTLLRVLSTYRFPSDGDASVLGVRFGAADLRPLRASVGFVSTALDDLLHVRADALPLVAAARRGSLWPAPGILDDPQVRATAQRALERVGAGHLAGRRVDTLSQGERQRVRIARALVAEPALLLLDEPFAGLDLGGRESLLRDLDALLDEPGGPTTVLVTHHLEELPRGIRRALLLREGTVVAQGPVGEVLRNGPVSACFGLPVAVESVGGRFTARAVTAT encoded by the coding sequence GTGCACGCCGAGGCATCGCCGGTCGTCGAGCTGTGCGGGGTCGGGGTACGGGTCGACGGGGCGAGGTTGCTGCACGGCGTGCAGTTGGCGCTGGCGGCCGGTGAGCACCTCGCGGTCCTCGGTCCCAACGGTTCGGGCAAGACCACGTTGCTGCGGGTGCTGTCGACCTATCGGTTCCCCTCGGACGGGGACGCGTCGGTCCTGGGTGTGCGTTTCGGCGCCGCGGACCTGCGTCCACTGCGGGCCAGCGTCGGCTTCGTCAGTACGGCCCTCGACGACCTGCTCCACGTGCGCGCCGACGCGCTGCCGTTGGTCGCGGCGGCGCGCCGTGGGAGCCTGTGGCCCGCGCCGGGGATCCTCGACGACCCGCAGGTGCGTGCCACGGCCCAGCGGGCGCTCGAGCGGGTCGGTGCGGGGCACCTCGCCGGTCGCCGCGTCGACACCCTGTCGCAGGGGGAGCGCCAGCGGGTGCGCATCGCCCGGGCGCTGGTCGCCGAACCGGCGCTGCTGCTGCTGGACGAGCCGTTCGCCGGTCTGGATCTCGGCGGTCGGGAGTCGCTGCTGCGTGATCTCGACGCGCTGCTGGACGAACCGGGAGGGCCGACGACCGTGCTGGTCACCCATCACCTCGAGGAGTTGCCGCGCGGCATCCGCCGCGCGCTGCTGCTGCGCGAGGGGACCGTCGTGGCTCAGGGGCCGGTGGGCGAGGTGCTGCGGAACGGACCGGTGTCGGCCTGCTTCGGCCTGCCCGTCGCGGTGGAGTCGGTGGGCGGCAGGTTCACCGCGCGTGCGGTCACCGCCACCTGA
- a CDS encoding (2Fe-2S)-binding protein, whose amino-acid sequence MYVCHCNVVSDRHIRAAIAAGAVDVDGVSDACGAATVCGGCVPTIEDLLAEAAAAIRQPDLVGLRQAARRGGGHRAPVLPAAAVARPAAG is encoded by the coding sequence GTGTACGTCTGCCACTGCAACGTCGTGAGTGACCGCCACATCCGGGCAGCGATCGCTGCGGGGGCGGTCGACGTCGACGGCGTGAGCGATGCCTGCGGGGCCGCAACGGTGTGCGGCGGCTGCGTCCCGACCATCGAGGACCTGCTCGCCGAGGCCGCCGCGGCGATCCGGCAGCCCGACCTCGTCGGTCTGCGGCAGGCGGCACGGCGCGGCGGCGGGCACCGTGCACCCGTCCTGCCGGCAGCCGCCGTGGCGCGCCCGGCGGCCGGGTGA
- the bfr gene encoding bacterioferritin: protein MRGDERVLELLNDILTFELTLINQYWLNYRMLNNWGLYGLGEVFKKYSLEEMEDADKYIDRILFLDGHPNLQRMNTVQIGESAQEMLQLAMAREAEAVDKLNAGIALCQEVGDNGTRELLAEALREEEEHLDFYETQLDAIELVGLQGWLANFTLGASEG from the coding sequence ATGCGTGGTGACGAGCGCGTTCTCGAGTTGCTCAACGACATCCTCACGTTCGAGCTGACGCTCATCAACCAGTACTGGCTCAACTACCGCATGCTGAACAACTGGGGCCTGTACGGGCTCGGCGAGGTGTTCAAGAAGTACTCCCTGGAGGAGATGGAGGACGCGGACAAGTACATCGACCGCATCCTGTTCCTCGACGGGCACCCCAACCTGCAGCGCATGAACACCGTGCAGATCGGGGAGAGTGCCCAGGAGATGCTGCAGCTCGCCATGGCCCGCGAGGCAGAAGCCGTCGACAAGCTCAACGCCGGTATCGCCCTGTGCCAGGAGGTCGGGGACAACGGCACCCGCGAGCTGCTCGCCGAGGCGCTGCGCGAGGAAGAGGAGCACCTCGACTTCTACGAGACCCAGCTCGACGCCATCGAGCTGGTCGGTCTGCAGGGCTGGCTCGCCAACTTCACGCTCGGCGCGAGCGAGGGCTGA
- a CDS encoding acetyl-CoA C-acetyltransferase — protein sequence MPEAVIVAAARTPIGRAFKGSMIELRPDDLTATIIQAAMDQVPQLAPSDVVDVHLGCGLPGGEQGFNMARVVTTLLGWEVPGTTVTRYCSSSLQTTRMAFHAIKAGEGDVFVSAGVELVSRFVKGNSDSLPDTHNPRFADAEARTEQRAQQGATGWEAPEGLSDIYIPMGQTAENVASIRGISREEQDDFAYESQMRYAKADAEGFWEREITPIDLPNGETMTRDDSPRPSTERDKLAELQPVFRPDGTVTAGNACPLNDGAAAVVVMSDTKAAELGIEPLARIVSTGVSALDPEIMGLGPVGAIRQALDHAGMSIGDIDIVEINEAFAAQVIPSARELGIDIDRLNPHGGSIACGHPFGMTGARITNTLLNGLRHRDATFGIESMCVGGGQGMAMVVERLS from the coding sequence ATGCCCGAAGCCGTGATCGTCGCCGCCGCTCGAACGCCGATCGGCCGGGCCTTCAAGGGCTCGATGATCGAGCTGCGTCCCGACGACCTGACCGCGACCATCATCCAGGCGGCGATGGACCAGGTGCCGCAGCTGGCGCCGTCCGACGTCGTCGACGTGCACCTCGGTTGCGGCCTGCCCGGCGGGGAGCAGGGCTTCAACATGGCCCGCGTCGTGACGACCCTGCTCGGCTGGGAGGTTCCCGGCACGACCGTGACGCGTTACTGCTCGTCGTCGCTGCAGACCACCCGCATGGCGTTCCACGCCATCAAGGCCGGCGAGGGGGACGTGTTCGTCTCCGCCGGTGTCGAGCTGGTGTCCCGGTTCGTGAAGGGAAACTCCGACTCGTTGCCGGACACGCACAACCCCCGGTTCGCGGACGCCGAGGCACGCACCGAGCAGCGGGCGCAGCAGGGCGCCACGGGTTGGGAGGCGCCGGAGGGTCTGTCCGACATCTACATCCCCATGGGGCAGACGGCCGAGAACGTGGCCAGCATCAGGGGCATCTCGCGCGAGGAACAGGACGACTTCGCCTACGAGTCGCAGATGCGCTACGCCAAGGCCGACGCCGAAGGCTTCTGGGAGCGGGAGATCACCCCCATCGACCTCCCCAACGGGGAGACGATGACCCGGGACGACTCGCCGCGCCCGTCGACCGAACGCGACAAGCTCGCCGAGCTCCAACCGGTCTTCCGGCCCGACGGCACGGTCACCGCCGGCAATGCCTGCCCGCTCAACGACGGCGCGGCGGCGGTGGTCGTCATGAGCGACACCAAGGCGGCCGAGCTGGGCATCGAGCCGCTGGCCCGCATCGTGTCGACCGGGGTCTCGGCGCTCGACCCCGAGATCATGGGTCTCGGCCCGGTCGGCGCGATCCGTCAGGCGCTCGACCACGCCGGGATGAGCATCGGGGACATCGACATCGTCGAGATCAACGAGGCGTTCGCCGCGCAGGTGATCCCCTCGGCGCGTGAGCTGGGCATCGACATCGACCGGCTCAACCCGCACGGGGGGTCGATCGCCTGCGGGCACCCGTTCGGGATGACCGGGGCCCGCATCACCAACACGCTGCTCAACGGCCTGCGGCACCGCGACGCGACCTTCGGGATCGAGTCGATGTGCGTCGGCGGCGGCCAGGGCATGGCGATGGTCGTCGAGCGGTTGTCCTGA
- a CDS encoding DUF6027 family protein, which translates to MAAAPGAPTVRLERWDGPAGSDAFAGLRADVAAYGHLDPLVTLQGLSAASGLPVGALVRYVLARWASGGSEGVLELGVSGVDHLARLVATAEEVGDDAARLAAYEGMREVVAWLRAGLDPDVS; encoded by the coding sequence GTGGCCGCCGCCCCCGGGGCGCCGACCGTCCGGCTCGAGCGCTGGGACGGCCCGGCCGGCAGCGACGCGTTCGCCGGTCTGCGCGCGGACGTCGCCGCGTACGGTCACCTCGATCCGTTGGTCACCCTGCAGGGACTCAGCGCGGCCAGCGGTCTGCCCGTGGGGGCGCTGGTGCGTTACGTGCTCGCGCGATGGGCCAGCGGTGGCAGCGAGGGCGTCCTCGAGCTCGGGGTCTCCGGCGTCGACCACCTCGCCCGCCTGGTCGCCACGGCGGAGGAGGTCGGCGACGACGCGGCGCGGCTGGCGGCCTACGAAGGCATGCGCGAGGTCGTCGCGTGGTTGCGCGCGGGGCTCGATCCCGACGTGTCCTGA
- a CDS encoding response regulator transcription factor → MQPSAPLAGDSGSAVASTIPVSGELLPPVGVPASPETTLLVCDARPVVRAGLRAILTGSSVVGECGLEDAVDRIQLLRPSVLIAGLRDDDPETFRVVASAKALHPALRVLVVADGATVIDLREAVIAGVDSFLLTSAPAEELRDAVVRTARAERVISPSIAMQLAGSWRSEPRESGASALTPRELEVLQLLAEGLTNQQVGTRLGLSARTVKTHVQNLLVKLDVPDRTGAVARAFRLGLIR, encoded by the coding sequence GTGCAGCCCAGCGCCCCTCTTGCCGGCGACTCGGGCAGCGCCGTCGCCTCGACCATCCCGGTGTCCGGAGAGCTCCTCCCGCCGGTCGGTGTGCCGGCCTCGCCGGAGACCACGCTGCTGGTCTGTGACGCGCGACCGGTGGTCCGTGCCGGCCTGCGCGCCATCCTCACGGGGTCGTCGGTCGTCGGGGAGTGCGGCCTCGAGGACGCGGTCGACCGGATCCAGTTGCTGCGACCGTCGGTGCTGATCGCCGGACTCCGCGACGACGACCCGGAGACCTTCCGGGTGGTCGCGAGCGCCAAGGCCCTGCACCCCGCGCTGCGGGTGCTCGTGGTCGCCGACGGTGCGACGGTGATCGATCTGCGCGAGGCCGTCATCGCCGGGGTCGACAGCTTCCTGCTGACGAGCGCCCCCGCAGAGGAACTGCGCGACGCCGTGGTGCGCACCGCCCGTGCCGAGCGGGTGATCTCTCCCTCCATCGCGATGCAGCTGGCGGGGAGCTGGCGCAGTGAACCCCGCGAGTCGGGTGCGTCGGCGCTGACGCCGCGTGAGCTCGAGGTCCTGCAGTTGCTGGCCGAGGGCCTCACCAACCAGCAGGTGGGGACGCGCCTCGGCCTCTCCGCGCGCACGGTCAAGACCCACGTGCAGAACCTGCTCGTCAAGCTCGACGTTCCCGACCGCACCGGGGCCGTCGCACGCGCCTTCCGCCTCGGCCTCATCCGCTGA
- a CDS encoding GreA/GreB family elongation factor yields MAETWLSQEAYDRLSEELETLKTEGREHISAEIETARAHGDLKENAEYHSAKEEQGKMEARIRQLESLLRDARIGQPQDTDEVRPGLVVALDVDGDEETYLVGSREDHHDEFDILSADSPMGRAVLGRKTGDTVSFETPAGMTLSVTVQDIRTP; encoded by the coding sequence GTGGCCGAGACGTGGCTGAGCCAAGAGGCGTACGACCGTCTGAGCGAGGAGCTCGAGACGCTCAAGACCGAGGGTCGCGAGCACATCTCCGCGGAGATCGAGACCGCCCGCGCCCACGGTGACCTCAAGGAGAACGCCGAGTACCACTCGGCCAAGGAAGAGCAGGGCAAGATGGAAGCCCGCATCCGGCAGCTGGAGTCGCTGCTGCGTGATGCCCGCATCGGCCAGCCCCAGGACACCGACGAGGTGCGGCCGGGACTGGTCGTGGCGCTCGATGTCGACGGCGACGAGGAGACCTACCTCGTCGGGTCGCGCGAGGACCACCACGACGAGTTCGACATCCTGTCGGCCGATTCGCCGATGGGCCGGGCGGTCCTGGGTCGTAAGACGGGTGACACCGTCAGCTTCGAAACCCCGGCGGGCATGACGTTGTCGGTGACGGTGCAGGACATCCGCACGCCGTGA
- a CDS encoding isoprenyl transferase produces the protein MGVADVAYRLYERRLADELAGGPLPQHVGVILDGNRRFARERGLDDPSHGHALGAAKIDHFLGWCLELGVPYVTLWLLSTDNLGRDHQEVSRLLSIIEETVHRLAEDGRGLRLTAVGALDLLPEDTRTALTEVERATAANDRLRVQVAVGYGGRQEIADALRKLLLARADEGRTLEDVAASLCPEDIGDHLYTTGLPDPDLIIRTSGEVRLSGFLLWQSAHSEYYFCDAYWPDFRRVDFLRALRDYQRRTRRYGR, from the coding sequence ATGGGTGTCGCGGACGTGGCCTACCGGCTCTACGAACGACGGCTCGCCGACGAACTCGCCGGCGGGCCGTTGCCTCAGCACGTCGGGGTCATCCTCGACGGCAACCGTCGCTTCGCCCGGGAGCGTGGGCTCGACGACCCCAGCCACGGGCACGCGCTGGGGGCCGCCAAGATCGACCACTTCCTCGGCTGGTGCCTCGAGCTCGGCGTCCCCTACGTCACGCTGTGGCTGCTGTCGACCGACAACCTCGGTCGCGACCACCAGGAGGTCAGCCGGCTGCTCTCCATCATCGAGGAGACGGTCCACCGCCTCGCCGAGGACGGGCGCGGACTGCGCCTCACGGCCGTCGGCGCCCTGGACCTGCTGCCCGAGGACACCCGGACGGCGCTCACGGAGGTCGAGCGCGCCACGGCCGCGAACGACCGCCTGCGGGTGCAGGTCGCCGTCGGCTACGGCGGACGTCAGGAGATCGCCGACGCGCTGCGCAAGCTGCTGCTCGCCCGGGCCGACGAGGGCCGCACGCTCGAGGACGTCGCTGCGTCGCTGTGTCCCGAGGACATCGGTGACCACCTGTACACCACCGGACTGCCGGACCCCGACCTCATCATCCGGACCTCGGGCGAGGTCCGTCTCTCCGGGTTCCTGCTGTGGCAGTCGGCCCACAGCGAGTACTACTTCTGCGACGCCTACTGGCCCGACTTCCGCCGCGTCGACTTCCTCCGTGCCCTGCGTGACTATCAGCGTCGAACGCGCCGCTACGGCCGCTGA
- a CDS encoding ArgP/LysG family DNA-binding transcriptional regulator has product MDVDLAHLRALRAAVDEGSLDGAARVLHVTPSAISQRLKALELSAGRVVLVRSKPVRVTEAGRMLLRLARQIELVTAEAVAEVADEAGGPVELALAVNADSLATWLVPALAELRDEMTFDLHRHDEEETAALLRDGTVVAAVTSAAATVAGCRASPLGTMRYRPAATPAFVRTWFPQGPTVEALQRSPVVHFDRSDDLQRGWLRARCGDAAAPPASHVPSSDGFERAVRCGLGWGMLTEWQLTELADDVEVVDPDVVVEVPLFWQRWKLRSASLDRLSDVVLAAGRRALGHPSAT; this is encoded by the coding sequence GTGGACGTCGACCTGGCGCACCTGCGTGCGCTGCGAGCAGCCGTGGACGAGGGGTCGCTCGACGGTGCCGCCCGTGTCCTGCACGTCACGCCGTCGGCGATCAGCCAGCGTCTCAAGGCGCTCGAGTTGTCGGCAGGACGGGTGGTGCTGGTGCGATCGAAGCCCGTGCGGGTCACCGAGGCGGGACGGATGCTGCTGCGCCTCGCACGGCAGATCGAGCTGGTGACCGCCGAGGCCGTCGCCGAGGTCGCCGACGAGGCCGGCGGCCCGGTCGAGCTGGCCCTGGCGGTCAACGCCGACTCGCTGGCGACCTGGCTGGTCCCTGCCCTGGCGGAGCTGCGCGACGAGATGACCTTCGACCTGCATCGGCACGACGAGGAGGAGACGGCCGCGCTGCTGCGCGACGGGACCGTCGTCGCGGCCGTCACCTCGGCGGCCGCGACGGTCGCCGGTTGCCGCGCGTCGCCGCTCGGGACGATGCGCTACCGCCCGGCGGCGACGCCGGCGTTCGTGCGCACCTGGTTTCCCCAGGGACCGACGGTCGAGGCCCTGCAGCGGTCCCCGGTGGTCCACTTCGACCGCAGCGACGACCTGCAGCGCGGCTGGCTGCGGGCCCGCTGCGGGGACGCGGCCGCGCCGCCGGCGTCCCACGTGCCCTCGTCGGACGGGTTCGAGCGGGCGGTCCGCTGCGGGCTCGGATGGGGCATGCTGACCGAGTGGCAGCTGACCGAGCTCGCCGACGACGTCGAGGTCGTCGACCCGGACGTGGTCGTCGAGGTCCCGCTGTTCTGGCAGCGGTGGAAGCTGCGCTCGGCGTCGCTGGACCGTCTCTCGGACGTCGTGCTCGCCGCTGGCCGCCGGGCGCTGGGCCACCCGTCCGCGACCTGA
- a CDS encoding LysE/ArgO family amino acid transporter, whose protein sequence is MSLSGMDISLLLPVVSGLGLGLALIAAIGPQNAFVLRQGLLGEHVAVVVALCVASDLLLISAVVAGAGALLEHAPVVTLLLRWAGGLYLGSYAVLAARRALRSADRLEVTRTTGAPRRAIVLTTLALTWLNPHFYVDTVLVLGAVAAAQGADRWAFGAGALLASVLWFTGLGVAARLLRPLFAHAVTWRVLDASVAVVMGMLAVGVLRG, encoded by the coding sequence GTGAGCCTGTCGGGCATGGACATCTCCCTGTTGCTCCCCGTCGTCTCCGGTCTCGGCCTTGGGCTGGCGCTCATCGCCGCGATCGGTCCCCAGAACGCGTTCGTGCTCCGCCAGGGCCTGCTCGGCGAGCACGTCGCGGTCGTCGTCGCCCTGTGCGTGGCGTCGGACCTGCTGCTGATCTCCGCGGTGGTCGCCGGTGCCGGCGCCCTGCTCGAGCACGCCCCCGTCGTCACCCTGTTGCTGCGCTGGGCCGGCGGGCTCTACCTCGGCAGCTATGCCGTGCTCGCCGCCCGGCGGGCGCTGCGCTCCGCCGACCGGCTCGAGGTCACCCGGACCACCGGCGCGCCACGTCGGGCCATCGTGCTCACGACGCTGGCGCTGACCTGGCTGAACCCCCACTTCTACGTCGACACCGTGCTGGTGCTCGGGGCGGTCGCCGCCGCCCAGGGTGCCGATCGCTGGGCGTTCGGCGCCGGCGCGCTGCTGGCCAGCGTGCTGTGGTTCACGGGGCTGGGCGTGGCGGCCCGGCTGCTGCGCCCGCTGTTCGCCCATGCCGTCACCTGGCGGGTGCTGGACGCCTCGGTCGCCGTGGTCATGGGGATGCTGGCCGTCGGGGTGCTGCGCGGCTGA
- a CDS encoding APC family permease, producing MTRPSESLARRLTTTDAVVVGLGAMIGAGVFAAPGPAAAAAGSWLLVGLALAALVAYANATSSAQLASLYPQAGGTHVYARERLGDYWGFLAGWSFVVGKTASLAAMALTLGAHVAPDAARPVAVAAVVAMATVNVLGVEKTARLSRVIVSLTLAALAFAVVAALAGDPSPTRLDATLPTGPYGVLQAGGLLFFAFAGYARLATLGEEVRDPTVTIPKAIPLALGIVVVVYAVVLSAALLAVGPQVLAASPAPLVAAVEAGPLGALAGVVRGGAAIAAAGVLLSLLAGVSRTALSMARRRELPGVLDAVHPRRRTPHRAELTAAALVCAILLVADLRGAIGFSSFAVLTYYALANASAWTLRDDERRWPRGLAAGGVALCVVLAFTLPGVAVVGGLVLLSSGSLVWVATRSRHRT from the coding sequence ATGACTCGCCCGTCGGAGTCGCTCGCCCGCCGCCTGACGACCACCGACGCGGTCGTCGTCGGTCTCGGCGCCATGATCGGGGCCGGCGTGTTCGCCGCCCCGGGACCGGCCGCGGCCGCGGCCGGCTCGTGGCTGCTGGTGGGGCTGGCACTCGCCGCGCTGGTCGCCTACGCCAATGCGACCTCCTCGGCGCAGCTCGCGTCCCTGTACCCGCAGGCCGGCGGGACCCACGTCTACGCCCGCGAGCGGCTCGGCGACTACTGGGGCTTCCTGGCGGGCTGGTCGTTCGTGGTCGGCAAGACGGCGAGCCTGGCCGCCATGGCGCTCACCCTCGGCGCCCATGTCGCACCGGACGCCGCGCGTCCGGTGGCCGTCGCGGCGGTCGTGGCCATGGCGACGGTCAACGTCCTCGGCGTCGAGAAGACCGCCCGACTGAGCCGGGTCATCGTCTCGTTGACGCTCGCGGCCCTGGCGTTCGCGGTCGTCGCGGCACTCGCCGGGGACCCGTCGCCGACCCGGCTCGACGCGACCCTGCCAACCGGCCCGTACGGGGTCCTGCAGGCGGGCGGGCTGCTGTTCTTCGCCTTCGCCGGCTACGCGCGGCTCGCCACGCTCGGCGAGGAGGTCCGCGACCCGACCGTCACGATCCCGAAGGCGATCCCGCTCGCACTCGGCATCGTGGTGGTGGTGTACGCGGTGGTGCTCAGCGCGGCGCTGCTGGCGGTCGGCCCCCAGGTCCTGGCCGCGTCGCCGGCGCCGTTGGTCGCGGCGGTCGAGGCGGGCCCGCTGGGCGCACTCGCCGGCGTGGTGCGGGGCGGCGCGGCCATCGCCGCGGCCGGCGTGCTGCTCTCGCTGCTCGCCGGCGTGAGCCGGACGGCGTTGTCGATGGCCCGCCGCCGCGAGCTGCCGGGTGTCCTCGACGCGGTGCACCCCCGTCGCCGCACGCCGCACCGGGCCGAGCTGACGGCGGCCGCACTGGTCTGCGCGATCCTGCTGGTCGCGGACCTGCGCGGTGCGATCGGGTTCAGCTCCTTCGCCGTGCTGACCTACTACGCGCTGGCCAACGCCTCGGCCTGGACGCTGCGCGACGACGAACGCCGCTGGCCCCGGGGGTTGGCCGCCGGTGGCGTCGCCCTGTGCGTCGTGCTGGCGTTCACACTGCCGGGCGTGGCCGTCGTCGGCGGCCTCGTGCTGCTGTCGAGCGGCAGCCTCGTGTGGGTCGCCACCCGGTCCCGCCACCGCACCTGA
- a CDS encoding arsenate reductase ArsC: MADRPTVLFLCVHNAGRSQMAAGWLRTLAGDGVRVLSAGSRPADAVNPAAVEAMQEVGIDIADAQPQRWTDEALASTDVVVTMGCGDECPYVPGTRYLDWELPDPAGQGVEAVRPIRDDIERRVRGLLDELGVTPAA; the protein is encoded by the coding sequence ATGGCCGACCGCCCGACCGTGCTGTTCCTGTGCGTCCACAACGCGGGGCGCTCCCAGATGGCCGCGGGGTGGCTGCGCACCCTCGCCGGCGACGGCGTCCGCGTGCTCTCCGCCGGCTCCCGACCCGCGGATGCGGTCAACCCCGCCGCCGTGGAGGCCATGCAGGAGGTCGGCATCGACATCGCCGACGCCCAGCCGCAGCGCTGGACCGACGAGGCGCTCGCGAGCACGGATGTGGTCGTCACCATGGGTTGTGGCGACGAGTGCCCCTACGTGCCGGGCACGCGCTACCTGGACTGGGAGCTGCCCGACCCCGCCGGCCAGGGGGTGGAGGCGGTGCGCCCCATCCGTGACGACATCGAACGCCGGGTCCGGGGCCTGCTCGACGAGCTCGGGGTGACGCCCGCCGCATGA